One stretch of Variovorax sp. TBS-050B DNA includes these proteins:
- the cobA gene encoding uroporphyrinogen-III C-methyltransferase, protein MKKQTPISPTAAAGRCTLVGAGPGDPELLTLKAVKAIRAATVLLVDDLVNERILSEHARPDARIVHVGKRGGCKSTPQAFIERLMITAVREGETVVRLKGGDPFIFGRGGEEVEHLREAGIECTVVNGVTAGLAAVTSLGVPLTHRDHAQGVVFVTGHAKTGAGAHEDATDWRALAATAHSARLTLVIYMGVAGAAHIERELLHGLPGDTPVAVVQHASLPQQRHVVATLGRLQAAIAEAGLASPAVIVVGDVLQGLAAASVDAGAGRFGT, encoded by the coding sequence ATGAAGAAGCAGACACCGATCTCTCCCACTGCCGCCGCCGGCCGCTGCACGCTGGTGGGCGCCGGCCCCGGCGACCCCGAACTGCTGACCCTCAAGGCCGTGAAGGCGATCCGCGCGGCCACGGTGCTGCTGGTGGACGACCTCGTGAACGAGCGCATCCTGAGCGAGCATGCCCGCCCCGATGCGCGCATCGTCCACGTGGGCAAGCGCGGCGGCTGCAAGAGCACGCCGCAGGCCTTCATCGAGCGGCTCATGATCACCGCGGTGCGCGAGGGCGAGACCGTGGTCCGGCTCAAGGGCGGCGATCCCTTCATCTTCGGCCGCGGCGGCGAGGAGGTCGAGCACCTGCGCGAGGCCGGCATCGAATGCACCGTGGTCAACGGCGTCACCGCAGGCCTGGCGGCCGTGACCTCGCTCGGCGTGCCGCTCACGCACCGCGACCACGCGCAGGGCGTGGTGTTCGTCACCGGCCATGCCAAGACCGGCGCCGGCGCGCACGAGGACGCCACCGACTGGCGCGCGCTCGCGGCCACCGCGCACAGCGCCCGGCTCACGCTGGTGATCTACATGGGTGTCGCGGGCGCGGCGCACATCGAACGCGAACTTCTGCACGGCCTGCCGGGCGACACGCCGGTGGCGGTGGTGCAGCACGCGAGCCTGCCCCAGCAGCGCCACGTGGTCGCCACGCTGGGCCGGCTGCAGGCCGCCATCGCCGAGGCCGGGCTCGCGAGCCCCGCGGTGATCGTGGTGGGCGACGTGCTGCAAGGGCTGGCGGCGGCGTCGGTCGACGCGGGCGCCGGGCGCTTCGGCACCTGA